The Phycisphaerae bacterium genomic sequence CTCGATGCGCTCCAGGACGACCGGGTCGGCGTCCGGGCTGCCGGCGCGATCGGGCTGCGCACCCTGCGGCCGAAGCTGGCCGCCGCCGGCGCGGACACCGTGCAGAAGGTGCTCGGAGCGCTGCGCGAGGCGGGCAAGAAGGAGAAATCGCGCGACACGCTGAAGACGATCTACGCCGCCCTGAACTTCGCCGAGCTGCCGTCGGCACCCGAGCCGAAGGCCAACGTGGCGGCCGTGCTGGATCTGCTGGAGGCCCGCAGCCGCCAGTACGCGGCGGGGACGGTAACGGCCTTGGGGGCGGATGACACGGGCCTGCGCATCGCGCAGGCGCTGTTGCGCAACATGGACGACGCGGAGCGGCAGCGCCTCACGGTGGTCGCGGCCACGATGATGAAGTACGCGATCGAGGAATACGCCTCGCCGGCGACGAAGCTGAGCGAAGTGCGCGACAAGACCTCCAGCCGCGAGCTGATCGAGACGCGCAATGCGCTGGAGCGGCTGATCGTTGGCGGCGAAGAGCTGCTGGCCGCCCTGCTCAAGCCGGAGAAGGCGCCGACCGTGGCCGAGCAGTTGAAGAAGCTCAAGATGGCCAACATGAAGGTCGAGTGGCAGAACTGGGTGCCGCTGCTGCAGAAGGCCGTGAATCAGGACTTTGCGCTGCGCGAGCTGCCGGTCGCGGAAGAGGAAGCCGAGCCCGCGCCCGCGCCGGAGACCGAGGAATCGGCGCCGGCGGAAACCCCGTAGCGCCCCCGCCGCGGCGAAGAGTATGCCGGCGAATCTGCCGGCGCCGCGACCGCCGCGGTCTCTAGCCCGGCTTCTTCTGGAAGTACTCCGCGTTGCGCGCGATGAAGTGCTCCATCTCCTCGGGCAGATCGTCCTCGTTGAAGATCGCATTCACCGGACATTCGTCGACGCACAGGCCGCAGTCAATGCACGTCTCCGGGTCAATGAACAGCATCTCGGCGGCGGCGAATTCCGGCTCGTCCTTGCGGGGGTGGATGCAGTCGACGGGACAAACATCGACGCAACTTCCGTCCTTTCGGCCAATACACGCGTGGGTGATATAGTGCGGCAAGCGTGTGCTCCTTGCGCTGGGCGGCGCGCGAAACGGCGCGGGGATGCGCCCGAACAATGCCCGATTATAGGAGCCCCGCGCGGCCCGGCAAGCCGCGGGCCGCGGCCACGGGGCGCACGACGTGGAGGTGGATCAATGCCGTCCAAGCTGACCTGGGCAGACGTGGAGGAACTGGGGCTGCGACTGCGCGAGCAGCACCCCGATGTCGATCCGTTGAGCGTCCGTTTCACCGATCTGCATGCCTGGGTGTGCGCCTTACCGGACTTCGCGGACGATCCGCGCGCCAGCAGCGAGGGTAAGCTGGAGGCCATCCAGATGGCCTGGCTCGAGGAGTACCGCGACGCCGGGCATTAGTCGTCGCGGGGGCGCTGCGGGCCGCCTGGTTACCCCGTATAATGGGATGCGTGAGTTGCCATGGATGGCACAGTCTGTACCGGCGCCTAAGGAGGACTTCGCCGTGCTGAAATTCGTGACCTTGGCCGCGGCCATGCTTGCGCTGGCCCCCCTGGGACCGCTGGGTTGTCCCCCAATCGAAGACCCGAACGATACCGAACTGCCGGAGCGCGGCACACTGGCCGTCACCGCCACCGCACCCTCCGCCGCCACCATCGGAGAGACGGTCAGTCTGCAGGCCACCCTGAACAGTAGCGCGCAGGGCGCTGTGCAGTATGCCTGGCTGCAGTCGGCGGGCGCGGGCGTGCGCATCGCCAACCCCGACCAGGCCAGCGCGAGCTTCACGGCTCCGTCGCTGCCCGCGCGCCAGACGCTGCGCTTCATCGTGACCGCCACCGACGAGGCCGGCGCCGTCGGCCGCGCCGAAGTCGCCATCGCCGTCGCCGCCGACCCGAACTACGGGACCGACACGTCGCCCCCGGCGCGCCCCGTCGCCGACGCCGGCAACGATCAGAAGACCGTACCTGGAACCCTGATCACCCTGGACGGCTCCGCCAGCACCGGCATCAACCTGCGCTATGCCTGGCGCCAGGTCTCGGGCACGTCCGTCACCCTCAACGCCGCCGACACCGCCCAGGCCACGTTCACCGCCCCCGCATATGACCCGGACAGCACCAACATCCTGCTCTTCGAGCTCGCCGTCACTGACGCCAACGGCCACCAGGTCACCGACCGCGCGCAGGTCACGGTGCGCGACCCGAGCCTCAGTGATCGCAAGGTGCGCATCGCCACCAGCTTGGGTAACATCGACCTGGAGTTGAATCCGGAAAAGGCCCCGATCACCGTCGACAACTTCCTGCAGTACGTGGACGACAAGTTCTACGACGGCACGATCTTCCACCGCGTCATCGAGGGCTTCGTCATCCAGGGCGGCGGCTTCGAGCCCGGCCTGGTGCAGAAGGCCACCCGCGCGGCCATCGTCAACGAGGCCGACAACGGCCTGTCCAACGTCCGCGGCACCATCGCCATGGCACGCCTCAGCGCCCCCGACACGGCGACGTCCCAGTTCTTCATCAACCACAAGGACAATATCGCGGGCGGCGATGGCCAGAGCGATCTGGACCCCGGCGGCGTATCCGAGGACGGCTACGCGGTCTTCGGCGAGGTCATTGCCGGCCTGGATGTGGTCGATGCCATCGCCGCGGTCGAAACCGAGTCCCGCAGCGGCTTCTCCGACGTGCCCGTCGAAGACGTGCTGATCAACTCCATCCGCCGCCTGCCGGCGGACTAGGCGCTCACGAGTACCGGACCCAGCGGGCCAGCTCCCGCACCGACGGCGGCTTCCCGTACATCAGCACGCCCACGCGAAAAACCTTCGCGGCGGCCCACATGGTTACCAGCACGCTCAGCCACAGCAGGCCCAGCGTGCTCACGACCTGCCACGCCGGCGTGTGCGGATCGGCGCACACCCGCAGGATCATCACGAACGGCGTGATCGGCGGGATGTAGCTCGCCACGACGCTGATGATGGACTGGGGGTGCTCCGCCAGGTAATACCACATGACCATCGGCACGATCGTGATCAGCGAGAGCGGGAACACCATGCTCTGCGCGTCCTTCAGCTCGTTGCACGCCGAGCCGATCGCCGCCAGGAGCGACGAGATCAGCAGGAAGCCCGGGACGAAGTACGCCAGCGCGACCAGCAGGCGGTAGGCGGTGACCAGCTCACCCACGTTGTACTTCTGCGCACTCGCGAACCCCACCCCGCCCCAGACCGCCATCAGCAGAAAGCCCACCGCCACGGTACCGAGGATCTTACCCGCCAGCAGTTGCAGCGGGCTCACGGCCGACAACAGCACCTCGATCACGCGCGAGCCCTTCTCCTCGATCAGCGTCGTCAGCAACCCCTGGCTGATGCCGAAGGTGCCCATGAACAGCAGGAACATGAACGCGAACGGCGTCAGGAACTGGAACACCGGGTTCACGCCCACCGCCTTGCCCGTCTGAGCATCCGACCAGACGATCGGCACGCCCTGCCGCAGGCGCGCGATCTGGGCCGGGTCCAGGCCCGCGTCGCGGCAGCGCACCGCGTACACCGCCTCGTTGATCATCTGCTCCAGGCGTCGCCCGGTCTCGAGCTGATTGTCCTTCCGCGCCACCGTGCAGCCTTGCCCGTCCAGCGCGATGGCATCCGGCCGAATGAGCATGTATCCGTACAGCTCGCCGCGCTGCACCCGCGCCGCCAGGGCCTCCGTCTCCGCGGCCGCCCCGGATACCGGCTCGATCTCCAGCGGCTGGTTCGGCCGCTCGGCATTGTACGCCGCGACCTGCTGCAGGAACTCCGGCAGGACCACTCCGGTCTGATCATCGATCGCGATGCGCCGCACGGCGCGCGTCTCCTCGCGCCCGACCCGTTCCGCCCACTCGCTGCCGTAAATCGCCCCGACGATGATCCCGGGCATCAGCACCACGCTCAGCACGAACGCCTTGGTGCGCACCGTGGCCAGAAACTCCCGGCGGGCAACGGAAAAGACCTTATCCATGGACCGCCTCCTGGCGCCCGGCGGGCACCGGCATCTGTCCGTCGCTCCCCACCAGCTTCACGAAGATCTCCTGCAGGTCCGGCCGCTGGATCTCGAATCGCGAAATGCGGGCCAGTTGCATGGCCCGCGCGAGCACCGCGTTCGGGTCGGTATCGTCGGCCAGCTCCAGCCGCGCATGTCCGGCCGTGATCTGCGCCGCGGCGACGCCTGGACACCGCGCCAGGTCATCCAGCGCCCCGCGGCCGTCAACCTCCAACACCCGGGTCGCGAAGCGCTCGCGTATTTCCGTGAGCAAGCCGTCCACGACTTTGCGCCCGCGGTTGATGAGCACGATCCGATCGCACAGCCGCTCGGCCTGGTTCATCTGGTGCGTCGAGAAGACGACCGTGGCCCCCGCCCGCCGCAGTTCGGCGAGCATGCGCTCCAGGAGGTCCACATTCAGCGGGTCGAGCCCCGAGAACGGTTCGTCCAGGATAACCAGCTCCGGCCGGTGGAGAATCGCGCTGGTGAACTGGAGCTTCTGCGACATGCCTTTTGACAGGGCCTCGACACGCTTGCGGCGCCAGTCCTGCAGACCGATGCGCTCCAGGCTCTCGTTGATCCGTTCGTGGAGCGTGTGCCCGCGCAGCCCCTTGAGCCGCCCGAAGTAATTCAGCGTCTCCTCCACGGTCATCTTGCGGTACAGCCCGCGCTCCTCCGGCAGATAGCCGATTCGGTCCTTCACCTCCGACGCCCGCGAATGGCCCAACACCTCGATCTGCCCGCTGTCCGGATAGATGATGCTCATCACCATCCGCAGCGTCGTCGTCTTGCCCGCGCCATTCGGCCCCAGGAACCCCAGCACTTCGCCCGTGGGCAGACGCAGACTGAAGTCGTCCACGGCCGTGAACCGCCCGTATCGTTTCGTCACGCCTGTCAGCACCAACGCATCTGCCACGGCTCGTCACCTCACTGAGTCCTGTGTCGGTGCCCATTATGTCGCAAGAAGCCCGCCAGCCGAAAGCCGGCACCTGTCGGGTCTTGTCGGCTCGCGTCCAACCTGCGCGCCGCTTTATAATGGCCCCCGGCACGGCCCGCCGCACTGCTGCCTGGGTCGTGCCACGGAGAGCACGGCATGATTGGCATCATCGGCGGCACAGGGCTCGGCGAAACGCTTTTCGGCGTCAGCGGCGCAAAGGTCTACGAGATCGACACACCGTACGGACGCCCCAGCAACGCCATCCAGGTGGTGAAGTGGCACGGCGCCGAAGTGGCCCTGCTGGCCCGACACGGCGACGGCCACGTGTGCAGCCCCGCCCAGGTCCCCTACCGCGCCAACATCTACGCCCTGAAGTCGCTGGGCGTCACCCACGTGCTCGCCAGCGGCGCGGTCGGTTCGCTCCGCGAGCACCTCAATCCGCGTGAGCTGGTCATTCCGGACCAGGTCATCGACAAGACCAGCCGCCGCACGCCCACGTTCTTCGACGAGGGTCTCGCCGTGCATGTCGAGTTCGCGGAACCGTTCTGCCCGGACCTGCGCGCCCTGCTGCTCTCCGTCGCCAGCCAGGTCGAAACGACGGTGCACGGCCGCGGCACCTACGTCTGCATGGAAGGCCCGGCCTTCAGCAGCGTCGCCGAGTCGCAAATGCACCGCGCGTGGGGCGGCGACATCGTCGGC encodes the following:
- a CDS encoding ferredoxin family protein; translated protein: MPHYITHACIGRKDGSCVDVCPVDCIHPRKDEPEFAAAEMLFIDPETCIDCGLCVDECPVNAIFNEDDLPEEMEHFIARNAEYFQKKPG
- the iscX gene encoding Fe-S cluster assembly protein IscX, which produces MPSKLTWADVEELGLRLREQHPDVDPLSVRFTDLHAWVCALPDFADDPRASSEGKLEAIQMAWLEEYRDAGH
- a CDS encoding peptidyl-prolyl cis-trans isomerase, whose translation is MRDPSLSDRKVRIATSLGNIDLELNPEKAPITVDNFLQYVDDKFYDGTIFHRVIEGFVIQGGGFEPGLVQKATRAAIVNEADNGLSNVRGTIAMARLSAPDTATSQFFINHKDNIAGGDGQSDLDPGGVSEDGYAVFGEVIAGLDVVDAIAAVETESRSGFSDVPVEDVLINSIRRLPAD
- a CDS encoding ABC transporter permease, producing the protein MDKVFSVARREFLATVRTKAFVLSVVLMPGIIVGAIYGSEWAERVGREETRAVRRIAIDDQTGVVLPEFLQQVAAYNAERPNQPLEIEPVSGAAAETEALAARVQRGELYGYMLIRPDAIALDGQGCTVARKDNQLETGRRLEQMINEAVYAVRCRDAGLDPAQIARLRQGVPIVWSDAQTGKAVGVNPVFQFLTPFAFMFLLFMGTFGISQGLLTTLIEEKGSRVIEVLLSAVSPLQLLAGKILGTVAVGFLLMAVWGGVGFASAQKYNVGELVTAYRLLVALAYFVPGFLLISSLLAAIGSACNELKDAQSMVFPLSLITIVPMVMWYYLAEHPQSIISVVASYIPPITPFVMILRVCADPHTPAWQVVSTLGLLWLSVLVTMWAAAKVFRVGVLMYGKPPSVRELARWVRYS
- a CDS encoding ATP-binding cassette domain-containing protein, producing the protein MADALVLTGVTKRYGRFTAVDDFSLRLPTGEVLGFLGPNGAGKTTTLRMVMSIIYPDSGQIEVLGHSRASEVKDRIGYLPEERGLYRKMTVEETLNYFGRLKGLRGHTLHERINESLERIGLQDWRRKRVEALSKGMSQKLQFTSAILHRPELVILDEPFSGLDPLNVDLLERMLAELRRAGATVVFSTHQMNQAERLCDRIVLINRGRKVVDGLLTEIRERFATRVLEVDGRGALDDLARCPGVAAAQITAGHARLELADDTDPNAVLARAMQLARISRFEIQRPDLQEIFVKLVGSDGQMPVPAGRQEAVHG
- the mtnP gene encoding S-methyl-5'-thioadenosine phosphorylase, whose translation is MIGIIGGTGLGETLFGVSGAKVYEIDTPYGRPSNAIQVVKWHGAEVALLARHGDGHVCSPAQVPYRANIYALKSLGVTHVLASGAVGSLREHLNPRELVIPDQVIDKTSRRTPTFFDEGLAVHVEFAEPFCPDLRALLLSVASQVETTVHGRGTYVCMEGPAFSSVAESQMHRAWGGDIVGMTAMPEAKLAREAELSYALVALVTDYDCWRPHAPDKSRNAVLQEIIGHLKAATLNAMTLMRAAIEAYAIKPLEPGSIHTGLDLAVWTDREKITPEIAKRYGVLLKRYLAAN